A region of the Dehalococcoidia bacterium genome:
GACGGCTCAAGCGAACTCGTACAAACCGCGGCGTTCATCCCCAGGGGCCTGTTTGGACTCGCCTACTGGTACGCGCTGTACCCCTTCCACGCCTGGATCTTCAGCGGGCTGATCAGGGCCGTCGGACGGCGGGCTGAGGGGCTGGCCATCTCCGCCAGCTCAGAGCAGGTCCCGCACCAGTCTGCAGACTGATAGCCAATCTTCTCCCCGCCACCCGCTGGTATAATCCGGTCACCAAATCAGGAGGGCCGGCATGGTCACGACACCCACGGGGTGCAAGAGTACTGGATCGTTGACCTCACCAACCGCATCGTCTGGGTCATGCTCCTGCGTGATGGAACACTGGTGGAACAGGGAATC
Encoded here:
- a CDS encoding Uma2 family endonuclease; protein product: MQEYWIVDLTNRIVWVMLLRDGTLVEQGIYGQGDTVTSTTLEGFSVSLDEVFGGEWHT